A window from Citrus sinensis cultivar Valencia sweet orange chromosome 5, DVS_A1.0, whole genome shotgun sequence encodes these proteins:
- the LOC102616770 gene encoding la-related protein 1C-like isoform X3, whose product MAMTADSTSNHVTPRGSGFSGDGLSSPQLRRKNSPSQWSEVVRGEHDPASTAVNHSQSSPSPPPTATSLPEPTGGVSPSKAVASAPSSPPPDNPIAAGSSDADKGNAARPKKLAWNKPSNGVVEVGPVMGAASWPALSESTKPSPKSSSADSSSSKSVADGSVSGTQVPLIPHLPQKVSNANANPNSNANRTMPARQRLKRSGGGVSNAGSGPTQTRPTQPPPPPPPPPFPVFPMPPNSFANLVTAMPDPSPREPLYRGSNWDARPVGGFVSQSHPMNDQRNSSRRGNYGQRGDGNYNNNFGGRHDQDRGNYSNARDAHVQPQRGPPRGFVRPAPPNAAAFAPPQPMRPFPNPMGFPEFIYIPPMPVEAAALRGVTGMPPFIPPAPVLMPVPEPSLAAMLIHQIDYYFSDANLVKDEFLKSNMDDQGWVPITLIASFPR is encoded by the exons ATGGCTATGACGGCTGATTCCACTTCCAATCACGTCACTCCACGTGGCTCCGGATTCTCCGGAGACGGCCTTTCCAGTCCTCAGTTACGCCGAAAGAATTCCCCATCGCAGTGGTCTGAAGTCGTACGAGGCGAGCATGACCCTGCGTCAACCGCCGTTAATCATTCTCAGTCCTCTCCATCGCCGCCGCCGACTGCGACTTCATTACCTGAGCCGACCGGTGGCGTTTCCCCTTCCAAGGCGGTGGCTTCGGCCCCGTCTTCTCCGCCGCCGGATAATCCCATCGCGGCTGGGAGCTCGGATGCTGACAAAGGCAATGCGGCTCGGCCAAAGAAGCTTGCTTGGAACAAGCCATCCAACGGCGTCGTTGAAGTCGGTCCTGTAATGGGAGCTGCTTCTTGGCCCGCTTTATCCGAATCCACTAAGCCGTCGCCGAAATCATCATCGGCCGACTCCTCCTCTTCGAAATCCGTTGCTGATGGATCAGTCTCTGGTACTCAG GTACCTTTAATTCCTCACTTACCTCAGAAAGTCTCTAATGCTAATGCAAACCCTAATTCCAATGCAAACCGTACAATGCCGGCTCGACAAAGGTTGAAACGCAGCGGTGGAGGTGTGAGCAACGCTGGCAGTGGGCCTACACAGACTCGTCCTACTCAGCCTCCTCCACCACCGCCTCCACCACCATTCCCTGTATTTCCGATGCCTCCGAATAGTTTTGCTAATCTGGTTACAGCAATGCCGGATCCTTCTCCAAGGGAGCCTCTATACAGAGGTAGTAATTGGGACGCTAGACCAGTTGGAGGATTTGTGTCTCAATCACATCCTATGAACGATCAACGGAATTCCTCTAGGAGGGGTAACTACGGACAGCGTGGAGATGGCAACTACAATAACAATTTCGGAGGCAGACACGATCAGGACCGCGGAAATTATTCAAATGCCAGAGATGCTCACGTGCAGCCTCAGAGAGGTCCTCCAAGGGGCTTTGTTAGGCCTGCACCACCCAATGCAGCTGCATTTGCACCACCTCAGCCCATGCGACCCTTCCCAAACCCCATGGGATTTCCTG AATTTATATATATCCCTCCAATGCCTGTGGAAGCTGCAGCCTTGAGGGGTGTGACAGGCATGCCACCCTTCATTCCTCCTGCACCAGTGCTTATGCCTGTTCCAGAACCTTCTCTGGCTGCAATGTTAATACATCAGattgattattatttcag TGATGCTAACTTGGTGAAAGATGAATTTTTGAAGTCGAACATGGATGATCAGGGTTGGGTGCCCATTACTTTAATTGCAAGCTTTCCGCGG TAG
- the LOC102628518 gene encoding UPF0496 protein At1g20180-like isoform X2, with amino-acid sequence MRKSMWDKLKSPFTRSGESQKQCGDSLSSRSNINEEYTEAFRTKSYVEMWSKAQSQLAARTSFNGLSSTSSVSFYVHLSDYLLEPQQETLMKMIERLHFHHLLMDYFEASVEAYNVCQLLLRSVHQTRANYRRIQRVMKISENMHDCRATFKHLAAFASSKNPLSIISMVQFRDYHHGKMLLFSSLTSKGKKIRRRAKFNKLLKKRKLTKLVRRGPKTSLLQKFAAQLDVAAKGVYILVNDFDTISRMVRRLYDEVEHRKDIARMCFRSGNSEILKEVMKEFHLHESSFLEQLKELEDHICLCFLTINRSRRLVLQEIMVHQDKSCP; translated from the exons ATGAGAAAGTCTATGTGGGACAAGTTGAAATCTCCCTTCACTAGGTCAG GTGAATCACAAAAGCAGTGTGGCGATAGCTTGAGCAGCAGGTCAAACATCAATGAGGAATACACGGAAGCTTTCAGAACAAAATCCTACGTTGAAATGTGGAGCAAAGCTCAGAGCCAGCTGGCCGCAAGAACAAGCTTTAATGGACTTTCATCAACATCTTCAGTTTCTTTCTATGTCCATCTCTCTGACTATCTTTTGGAACCGCAGCAAGAAACCCTAATGAAAATGATAGAGAGATTGCATTTCCATCACCTTCTCATGGATTACTTTGAAGCCAGCGTAGAGGCTTACAATGTCTGTCAATTACTCCTTCGAAGCGTCCATCAAACTCGCGCTAATTATCGAAGAATCCAAAGAGTGATGAAGATAAGCGAAAATATGCATGACTGTAGAGCTACATTCAAACATCTGGCTGCATTTGCGTCGTCAAAGAACCCATTATCGATCATTAGCATGGTGCAATTTCGCGATTATCATCATGGCAAAATGTTGTTGTTCAGTAGTTTGACATCCAAAGGAAAGAAGATTAGAAGGAGAGCAAAATTCAATAAACTTTTGAAGAAG AGAAAGCTCACGAAGTTGGTTCGTCGTGGTCCCAAGACAAGTTTGCTTCAAAAATTTGCTGCCCAGCTTGATGTTGCGGCCAAGGGGGTTTATATACTGGTCAACGATTTTGACACGATTAGTCGGATGGTGAGGAGATTATACGACGAAGTAGAGCATCGGAAAGACATTGCTAGGATGTGTTTTAGGTCTGGAAACTCTGAAATATTGAAGGAGGTTATGAAGGAATTTCATTTGCATGAATCTAGCTTTCTGGAGCAGTTAAAGGAGCTTGAGGATCATATTTGCTTGTGTTTTCTCACAATCAATAGATCTAGAAGGCTTGTTCTACAGGAGATAATGGTGCATCAAGATAAGTCATGCCCATGA
- the LOC102617066 gene encoding probable cinnamyl alcohol dehydrogenase 6, translated as MAQTTPNHTQSVVGWAAHDPSGKITPYIFKRRENGVNDVTIKILYCGICHTDIHHVKNDWGITMYPVVPGHEITGIITKVGSNVKNFKVGDRAAVGCLAAACMECEFCKDSQENYCDKIQFTYNGIFWDGSITYGGYSEMLVADYRFVVHVPENIAMDAAAPLLCAGITVFCPMKDNNLIDSPAKKRIGIVGLGGLGHVAVKFGKAFGHHVTVISTSPSKEKEAKELLGADEFILSTNAMQMQAGKRTLDFILDTVSAKHSLGPILELLEVNGTLSVVGAPEAPFELPSFPLIFGKRSVKGSMTGGMRETQEMMNVCGKYNITCNIEVIKPDQINEALDRLARNDVRYRFVIDIAGGARE; from the exons ATGGCTCAAACAACTCCAAATCACACACAGAGCGTTGTTGGTTGGGCCGCTCATGATCCCTCCGGCAAGATTACTCCTTATATCTTCAAGCGAAG GGAGAATGGTGTGAATGACGTGACCATAAAAATCTTGTACTGTGGAATTTGCCACACCGACATCCATCATGTCAAAAACGACTGGGGAATCACCATGTATCCCGTTGTTCCAGG ACATGAAATAACTGGGATAATAACCAAGGTCGGAAGCAATGTGAAGAATTTCAAGGTGGGAGATAGGGCTGCAGTTGGGTGCTTGGCGGCGGCGTGTATGGAGTGTGAGTTCTGCAAAGACTCGCAAGAAAACTACTGTGACAAAATCCAGTTCACCTATAATGGCATTTTTTGGGATGGGAGCATCACTTACGGTGGCTACTCTGAAATGTTGGTTGCTGATTACAG GTTCGTGGTGCACGTACCGGAGAACATAGCAATGGACGCAGCAGCACCGCTACTGTGTGCGGGAATCACGGTGTTCTGCCCCATGAAAGACAATAATTTGATAGACTCACCGGCGAAGAAGAGGATTGGAATCGTGGGTCTAGGAGGTCTGGGACACGTGGCAGTTAAATTTGGCAAGGCCTTTGGTCATCACGTGACCGTCATCAGCACATCTCCGTCCAAAGAGAAAGAGGCTAAAGAGCTCTTGGGTGCAGATGAGTTCATACTCAGCACCAATGCTATGCAAATGCAG GCGGGCAAGAGAACCCTAGATTTTATACTGGACACAGTGTCAGCTAAGCACTCACTTGGGCCAATCTTGGAATTGCTCGAAGTAAATGGAACTTTGTCGGTCGTAGGTGCACCAGAAGCCCCTTTTGAACTGCCTTCTTTCCCACtgatatttg GGAAGAGAAGTGTGAAGGGAAGCATGACAGGAGGAATGAGAGAGACACAAGAGATGATGAATGTGTGTGGCAAGTACAATATTACATGCAACATTGAAGTCATCAAACCAGACCAAATCAACGAAGCATTAGACCGCCTTGCAAGAAATGATGTTAGATATCGTTTCGTAATCGACATTGCCGGCGGCGCCAGGGAGTAA
- the LOC102616481 gene encoding protein FD-like, which yields MWPSPARNNKNGISSSISKSSSSCSSPSSPGTPNKKSMEEVWQDISLTSLQDHANTAIPNTTGIPNTSAALIFQDFFARPFNKDPPITKASAAAHPSTAEPSNSSCFGNLAPHHGGALLSLNSGSGFNYLENVPAPLAHHHQRPSHQLLQGFPLNNCNSPFDDALAPAHVVSSICFKRPQEHEGHLTDRRHKRMMKNRESAARSRARKQAYTTELEQEVAHLEKENAKLRRQLEQLLAASGQLTKKPSLYRTSSAPF from the exons ATGTGGCCATCTCCAGCTAGAAACAACAAGAATGGAATCTCAAgctcaatttcaaaatcatcatcttcatgTTCATCTCCTTCATCGCCAGGCACCCCTAACAAAAAATCCATGGAAGAAGTTTGGCAGGACATAAGCCTAACTTCTTTGCAAGATCACGCTAACACTGCCATCCCAAACACTACCGGCATCCCAAACACTAGTGCAGCTTTAATATTTCAAGACTTTTTTGCAAGGCCATTTAACAAAGACCCACCAATAACAAAAGCTTCTGCTGCTGCACACCCCAGTACTGCTGAGCCCTCAAACAGCTCTTGCTTTGGCAATTTGGCCCCACATCACGGCGGCGCTTTGTTGAGCCTGAATTCTGGGTCTGGCTTTAATTATCTTGAAAATGTCCCTGCCCCTCtggctcatcatcatcaaaggcCAAGCCATCAATTGCTACAGGGTTTCCCTCTCAACAACTGCAACTCCCCTTTTGATGATGCTTTGGCTCCTGCTCATGTTGTGTCCTCTATTTGCTTCAAAAGGCCTCAAGAACATGAGGGGCATTTGACTGATCGCCGACATAAGCGCATGATGAAGAATCGAGAGTCAGCCGCTCGCTCCAGAGCCAGAAAGCAGG CTTATACAACTGAGTTGGAACAAGAAGTTGCCCATTTGGAGAAAGAGAATGCCAAGCTGAGAAGGCAGTTAGAGCAG TTGTTGGCGGCTTCTGGGCAGCTTACAAAAAAGCCCTCGCTCTATAGAACCTCAAGTGCTCCATTTTGA
- the LOC102628518 gene encoding UPF0496 protein At1g20180-like isoform X1 encodes MRKSMWDKLKSPFTRSGESQKQCGDSLSSRSNINEEYTEAFRTKSYVEMWSKAQSQLAARTSFNGLSSTSSVSFYVHLSDYLLEPQQETLMKMIERLHFHHLLMDYFEASVEAYNVCQLLLRSVHQTRANYRRIQRVMKISENMHDCRATFKHLAAFASSKNPLSIISMVQFRDYHHGKMLLFSSLTSKGKKIRRRAKFNKLLKKVGAYSLVISQTALLIALLVFVLHSMVGIVAAPGLMVPCLALFQRKLTKLVRRGPKTSLLQKFAAQLDVAAKGVYILVNDFDTISRMVRRLYDEVEHRKDIARMCFRSGNSEILKEVMKEFHLHESSFLEQLKELEDHICLCFLTINRSRRLVLQEIMVHQDKSCP; translated from the exons ATGAGAAAGTCTATGTGGGACAAGTTGAAATCTCCCTTCACTAGGTCAG GTGAATCACAAAAGCAGTGTGGCGATAGCTTGAGCAGCAGGTCAAACATCAATGAGGAATACACGGAAGCTTTCAGAACAAAATCCTACGTTGAAATGTGGAGCAAAGCTCAGAGCCAGCTGGCCGCAAGAACAAGCTTTAATGGACTTTCATCAACATCTTCAGTTTCTTTCTATGTCCATCTCTCTGACTATCTTTTGGAACCGCAGCAAGAAACCCTAATGAAAATGATAGAGAGATTGCATTTCCATCACCTTCTCATGGATTACTTTGAAGCCAGCGTAGAGGCTTACAATGTCTGTCAATTACTCCTTCGAAGCGTCCATCAAACTCGCGCTAATTATCGAAGAATCCAAAGAGTGATGAAGATAAGCGAAAATATGCATGACTGTAGAGCTACATTCAAACATCTGGCTGCATTTGCGTCGTCAAAGAACCCATTATCGATCATTAGCATGGTGCAATTTCGCGATTATCATCATGGCAAAATGTTGTTGTTCAGTAGTTTGACATCCAAAGGAAAGAAGATTAGAAGGAGAGCAAAATTCAATAAACTTTTGAAGAAGGTGGGAGCATATAGTCTAGTAATTTCTCAAACTGCATTGTTGATAGCATTGTTGGTCTTTGTACTCCATAGCATGGTTGGTATTGTGGCAGCACCTGGGCTAATGGTTCCTTGTTTAGCTTTATTTCAGAGAAAGCTCACGAAGTTGGTTCGTCGTGGTCCCAAGACAAGTTTGCTTCAAAAATTTGCTGCCCAGCTTGATGTTGCGGCCAAGGGGGTTTATATACTGGTCAACGATTTTGACACGATTAGTCGGATGGTGAGGAGATTATACGACGAAGTAGAGCATCGGAAAGACATTGCTAGGATGTGTTTTAGGTCTGGAAACTCTGAAATATTGAAGGAGGTTATGAAGGAATTTCATTTGCATGAATCTAGCTTTCTGGAGCAGTTAAAGGAGCTTGAGGATCATATTTGCTTGTGTTTTCTCACAATCAATAGATCTAGAAGGCTTGTTCTACAGGAGATAATGGTGCATCAAGATAAGTCATGCCCATGA
- the LOC102617369 gene encoding uncharacterized protein LOC102617369 isoform X1 — protein MNDHNVYQTNNSETEETPEQAQQEREKEMQDDEEELHKLLLPNVHDLPLTPPSAIDFNFVAYFAPDFLKPGHDQYVYRHANGLCVIGLAPTHVAFKDEGGITAVDFNVGKSDRSGFKVTGKRKKQNAQHFESNTAVCKVCTNNDSYIVRCCVKGSLLEVNNRLIKQPGLLNSSADREGYIAIIMPKPADWLKIKSSLLGLEDYKRKREEC, from the exons ATGAACGATCACAACGTCTACCAAACAAACAATTCAGAAACTGAAGAAACACCAGAGCAAGCACAGCAAGAacgagaaaaagaaatgcaagATGATGAAGAGGAGTTGCATAAGTTACTGCTCCCTAATGTACACGATCTTCCCCTCACTCCTCCCTCCGCCAttgatttcaattttgtcGCCTACTTTGCTCCAG ATTTTTTGAAACCGGGACATGACCAGTACGTTTACCGCCATGCGAACGG TTTGTGTGTAATTGGATTGGCTCCTACGCACGTGGCTTTTAAGGATGAAGGTGGAATCACGGCCGTTGATTTTAATGTTGGCAAGTCTGATCGTAGTGGTTTTAAGGTCACCGGAAAGCGAaagaag caGAATGCACAACACTTTGAATCGAACACGGCTGTATGTAAAGTGTGCACCAATAATGACTCATATATTGTGAG GTGTTGTGTTAAAGGCTCTCTGTTGGAAGTGAACAACAGATTAATCAAACAGCCAGGATTGCTTAATTCATCG GCAGATAGAGAAGGATACATTGCGATCATCATGCCTAAACCGGCAGATTGGCTCAAGATCAAGAGTTCATTGTTGGGCCTTGAAGACtacaagagaaagagagaagaatgCTAA
- the LOC102616770 gene encoding la-related protein 1C-like isoform X2 translates to MAMTADSTSNHVTPRGSGFSGDGLSSPQLRRKNSPSQWSEVVRGEHDPASTAVNHSQSSPSPPPTATSLPEPTGGVSPSKAVASAPSSPPPDNPIAAGSSDADKGNAARPKKLAWNKPSNGVVEVGPVMGAASWPALSESTKPSPKSSSADSSSSKSVADGSVSGTQKVSNANANPNSNANRTMPARQRLKRSGGGVSNAGSGPTQTRPTQPPPPPPPPPFPVFPMPPNSFANLVTAMPDPSPREPLYRGSNWDARPVGGFVSQSHPMNDQRNSSRRGNYGQRGDGNYNNNFGGRHDQDRGNYSNARDAHVQPQRGPPRGFVRPAPPNAAAFAPPQPMRPFPNPMGFPEFIYIPPMPVEAAALRGVTGMPPFIPPAPVLMPVPEPSLAAMLIHQIDYYFSDANLVKDEFLKSNMDDQGWVPITLIASFPRVKNLTSNIQLILDSLRTSTVVEVQDDRVRRRNEWMKWIATPGRISTESGLSSPAGSSVDVLAPSFQNITVKEGAVNQRSLTGNANCHCEDAPGIHSSEGEATEEPNQN, encoded by the exons ATGGCTATGACGGCTGATTCCACTTCCAATCACGTCACTCCACGTGGCTCCGGATTCTCCGGAGACGGCCTTTCCAGTCCTCAGTTACGCCGAAAGAATTCCCCATCGCAGTGGTCTGAAGTCGTACGAGGCGAGCATGACCCTGCGTCAACCGCCGTTAATCATTCTCAGTCCTCTCCATCGCCGCCGCCGACTGCGACTTCATTACCTGAGCCGACCGGTGGCGTTTCCCCTTCCAAGGCGGTGGCTTCGGCCCCGTCTTCTCCGCCGCCGGATAATCCCATCGCGGCTGGGAGCTCGGATGCTGACAAAGGCAATGCGGCTCGGCCAAAGAAGCTTGCTTGGAACAAGCCATCCAACGGCGTCGTTGAAGTCGGTCCTGTAATGGGAGCTGCTTCTTGGCCCGCTTTATCCGAATCCACTAAGCCGTCGCCGAAATCATCATCGGCCGACTCCTCCTCTTCGAAATCCGTTGCTGATGGATCAGTCTCTGGTACTCAG AAAGTCTCTAATGCTAATGCAAACCCTAATTCCAATGCAAACCGTACAATGCCGGCTCGACAAAGGTTGAAACGCAGCGGTGGAGGTGTGAGCAACGCTGGCAGTGGGCCTACACAGACTCGTCCTACTCAGCCTCCTCCACCACCGCCTCCACCACCATTCCCTGTATTTCCGATGCCTCCGAATAGTTTTGCTAATCTGGTTACAGCAATGCCGGATCCTTCTCCAAGGGAGCCTCTATACAGAGGTAGTAATTGGGACGCTAGACCAGTTGGAGGATTTGTGTCTCAATCACATCCTATGAACGATCAACGGAATTCCTCTAGGAGGGGTAACTACGGACAGCGTGGAGATGGCAACTACAATAACAATTTCGGAGGCAGACACGATCAGGACCGCGGAAATTATTCAAATGCCAGAGATGCTCACGTGCAGCCTCAGAGAGGTCCTCCAAGGGGCTTTGTTAGGCCTGCACCACCCAATGCAGCTGCATTTGCACCACCTCAGCCCATGCGACCCTTCCCAAACCCCATGGGATTTCCTG AATTTATATATATCCCTCCAATGCCTGTGGAAGCTGCAGCCTTGAGGGGTGTGACAGGCATGCCACCCTTCATTCCTCCTGCACCAGTGCTTATGCCTGTTCCAGAACCTTCTCTGGCTGCAATGTTAATACATCAGattgattattatttcag TGATGCTAACTTGGTGAAAGATGAATTTTTGAAGTCGAACATGGATGATCAGGGTTGGGTGCCCATTACTTTAATTGCAAGCTTTCCGCGG GTTAAGAATTTGACAAGTAACATTCAATTGATATTGGATTCCTTGAGGACTTCAACTGTTGTGGAAGTACAG GATGACAGGGTGAGGAGGCGTAATGAGTGGATGAAATGGATAGCTACTCCTGGTCGTATTTCAACTGAATCGGGCTTATCATCTCCTGCTGGATCAAGTGTTGATGTGCTTGCACCTTCATTCCAAAATATCACAGTCAAGGAAGGGGCTGTTAACCAAAGAAGTTTGACGGGCAATGCAAACTGCCATTGTGAGGATGCTCCAGGGATACATTCATCTGAAGGGGAGGCAACTGAAGAACCAAATCAGAACtga
- the LOC102617369 gene encoding uncharacterized protein LOC102617369 isoform X2, which translates to MNDHNVYQTNNSETEETPEQAQQEREKEMQDDEEELHKLLLPNVHDLPLTPPSAIDFNFVAYFAPDFLKPGHDQYVYRHANGLCVIGLAPTHVAFKDEGGITAVDFNVGKSDRSGFKVTGKRKKNAQHFESNTAVCKVCTNNDSYIVRCCVKGSLLEVNNRLIKQPGLLNSSADREGYIAIIMPKPADWLKIKSSLLGLEDYKRKREEC; encoded by the exons ATGAACGATCACAACGTCTACCAAACAAACAATTCAGAAACTGAAGAAACACCAGAGCAAGCACAGCAAGAacgagaaaaagaaatgcaagATGATGAAGAGGAGTTGCATAAGTTACTGCTCCCTAATGTACACGATCTTCCCCTCACTCCTCCCTCCGCCAttgatttcaattttgtcGCCTACTTTGCTCCAG ATTTTTTGAAACCGGGACATGACCAGTACGTTTACCGCCATGCGAACGG TTTGTGTGTAATTGGATTGGCTCCTACGCACGTGGCTTTTAAGGATGAAGGTGGAATCACGGCCGTTGATTTTAATGTTGGCAAGTCTGATCGTAGTGGTTTTAAGGTCACCGGAAAGCGAaagaag AATGCACAACACTTTGAATCGAACACGGCTGTATGTAAAGTGTGCACCAATAATGACTCATATATTGTGAG GTGTTGTGTTAAAGGCTCTCTGTTGGAAGTGAACAACAGATTAATCAAACAGCCAGGATTGCTTAATTCATCG GCAGATAGAGAAGGATACATTGCGATCATCATGCCTAAACCGGCAGATTGGCTCAAGATCAAGAGTTCATTGTTGGGCCTTGAAGACtacaagagaaagagagaagaatgCTAA
- the LOC102616770 gene encoding la-related protein 1C-like isoform X1: protein MAMTADSTSNHVTPRGSGFSGDGLSSPQLRRKNSPSQWSEVVRGEHDPASTAVNHSQSSPSPPPTATSLPEPTGGVSPSKAVASAPSSPPPDNPIAAGSSDADKGNAARPKKLAWNKPSNGVVEVGPVMGAASWPALSESTKPSPKSSSADSSSSKSVADGSVSGTQVPLIPHLPQKVSNANANPNSNANRTMPARQRLKRSGGGVSNAGSGPTQTRPTQPPPPPPPPPFPVFPMPPNSFANLVTAMPDPSPREPLYRGSNWDARPVGGFVSQSHPMNDQRNSSRRGNYGQRGDGNYNNNFGGRHDQDRGNYSNARDAHVQPQRGPPRGFVRPAPPNAAAFAPPQPMRPFPNPMGFPEFIYIPPMPVEAAALRGVTGMPPFIPPAPVLMPVPEPSLAAMLIHQIDYYFSDANLVKDEFLKSNMDDQGWVPITLIASFPRVKNLTSNIQLILDSLRTSTVVEVQDDRVRRRNEWMKWIATPGRISTESGLSSPAGSSVDVLAPSFQNITVKEGAVNQRSLTGNANCHCEDAPGIHSSEGEATEEPNQN, encoded by the exons ATGGCTATGACGGCTGATTCCACTTCCAATCACGTCACTCCACGTGGCTCCGGATTCTCCGGAGACGGCCTTTCCAGTCCTCAGTTACGCCGAAAGAATTCCCCATCGCAGTGGTCTGAAGTCGTACGAGGCGAGCATGACCCTGCGTCAACCGCCGTTAATCATTCTCAGTCCTCTCCATCGCCGCCGCCGACTGCGACTTCATTACCTGAGCCGACCGGTGGCGTTTCCCCTTCCAAGGCGGTGGCTTCGGCCCCGTCTTCTCCGCCGCCGGATAATCCCATCGCGGCTGGGAGCTCGGATGCTGACAAAGGCAATGCGGCTCGGCCAAAGAAGCTTGCTTGGAACAAGCCATCCAACGGCGTCGTTGAAGTCGGTCCTGTAATGGGAGCTGCTTCTTGGCCCGCTTTATCCGAATCCACTAAGCCGTCGCCGAAATCATCATCGGCCGACTCCTCCTCTTCGAAATCCGTTGCTGATGGATCAGTCTCTGGTACTCAG GTACCTTTAATTCCTCACTTACCTCAGAAAGTCTCTAATGCTAATGCAAACCCTAATTCCAATGCAAACCGTACAATGCCGGCTCGACAAAGGTTGAAACGCAGCGGTGGAGGTGTGAGCAACGCTGGCAGTGGGCCTACACAGACTCGTCCTACTCAGCCTCCTCCACCACCGCCTCCACCACCATTCCCTGTATTTCCGATGCCTCCGAATAGTTTTGCTAATCTGGTTACAGCAATGCCGGATCCTTCTCCAAGGGAGCCTCTATACAGAGGTAGTAATTGGGACGCTAGACCAGTTGGAGGATTTGTGTCTCAATCACATCCTATGAACGATCAACGGAATTCCTCTAGGAGGGGTAACTACGGACAGCGTGGAGATGGCAACTACAATAACAATTTCGGAGGCAGACACGATCAGGACCGCGGAAATTATTCAAATGCCAGAGATGCTCACGTGCAGCCTCAGAGAGGTCCTCCAAGGGGCTTTGTTAGGCCTGCACCACCCAATGCAGCTGCATTTGCACCACCTCAGCCCATGCGACCCTTCCCAAACCCCATGGGATTTCCTG AATTTATATATATCCCTCCAATGCCTGTGGAAGCTGCAGCCTTGAGGGGTGTGACAGGCATGCCACCCTTCATTCCTCCTGCACCAGTGCTTATGCCTGTTCCAGAACCTTCTCTGGCTGCAATGTTAATACATCAGattgattattatttcag TGATGCTAACTTGGTGAAAGATGAATTTTTGAAGTCGAACATGGATGATCAGGGTTGGGTGCCCATTACTTTAATTGCAAGCTTTCCGCGG GTTAAGAATTTGACAAGTAACATTCAATTGATATTGGATTCCTTGAGGACTTCAACTGTTGTGGAAGTACAG GATGACAGGGTGAGGAGGCGTAATGAGTGGATGAAATGGATAGCTACTCCTGGTCGTATTTCAACTGAATCGGGCTTATCATCTCCTGCTGGATCAAGTGTTGATGTGCTTGCACCTTCATTCCAAAATATCACAGTCAAGGAAGGGGCTGTTAACCAAAGAAGTTTGACGGGCAATGCAAACTGCCATTGTGAGGATGCTCCAGGGATACATTCATCTGAAGGGGAGGCAACTGAAGAACCAAATCAGAACtga